ACTCCTCTCCGCCAGCGCATCGCCCAGCGCCTCGTGCAGGCCCAGCACGCCGCCGCGATGCTCACCACCTTCAACGAGTGCGACATGTCCGCCGTCATGGCCCTGCGCGCCAAATACCAGGACGACTTTGTCAAACGCAACGGCGTCAAGCTCGGCTTCATGTCCTTCTTCACCAAGGCCGTCGTCCACGCCCTCAGGGAAGTCCCCGCCATCAACGCCCAGCTCGACGGCGACACCATTGTCCAGAACCACTACTACGACATCGGCGTGGCCGTCTCCACCGAGAAAGGGCTGATGGTGCCGGTCGTCCGCGACTGCGACCGCCTCGACATGGCTGGTATCGAGCGCGCCATCGCCGACTCCGCCAAACGCGCCCGCGAGTCCAAGGTCACGCTGGCCGACCTCGAAGGCGGCGTCTTCACCATCACCAACGGCGGCATCTTCGGCTCGATGCTTTCGACGCCCATCCTGAACAGCCCCCAAAGCGCCATCCTCGGCCTGCACGCCATCAACGAACGCCCCGTGGCCCGCGACGGCCAGGTCGTCATCCGCCCGATGATGTATCTCGCCCTCAGCTACGACCACCGCCTGGTGGACGGCAAGGAAGCCGTCACCTTTCTGGTCAAAGTCAAACAGGCCATCGAGGATCCGACACGGCTGGCGCTGGGCGTCTAGCCTCCCACCCGCGGAAAAAAGACCCTCGCGGGTATTTTCTCCGTGTCCGTCGCGCCCTCCCTGGTTAAACACCAAACCATCATGACCCAATTCGACCTTCTCGTCATCGGCGGCGGCCCCGGCGGATACGTCTGCGCCTTCCGCGCCGCGCAACTCGGCCTCAACGTCGCGCTCGTGGAAAAACGCGCCACCCTGGGCGGCACCTGCCTCAACGTCGGCTGCATCCCCGCCAAGGCCCTCCTCCACAGCACCGAACACTACGTTTTCGCCAAAACCCACGCCGCCGCTCACGGCATCAAGTTCGACCACGTCGAGGCCGACCTCTCCACGCTGATGAAGCGCAAGGACGCCGTCGTCGCCAAGCTCACCGGCGGCGTCGCCCAGCTCGCCAAGGCCCGCAAGATCGCCGTCTTTACCGGCACGGCCTCCTTCGTCCCGGGCGCGGCGGCGCCCGGTTCGGGTGGCACGGGCGACTCGCCCGTGATTCCGCATTCCATCGAAATCCTCTCCCCCGCCCCCAAGCCGAACACCCCGCCCGTCCGCCAGACCGTCGCCGCCAAAGCCGTGGTCATCGCCACCGGCTCCGCCCCCGCCGCGCTTCCCTTCCTCCCCTTCGACGGCAAGACCATCATCAGCAGCGACCACGCCATCGCGCTCTCCGACATCCCGAAAAAACTCGTCGTCATCGGCGGCGGCGCCATCGGCCTCGAGCTTGGCTCGGTCTGGGCGCGCCTCGGCTCCGACGTCACCATTGTCGAATTTCTGCCCAAAATCGCCGCCACCGCCGACGACGACATCGTGCGCAACTTCACGCGCCTCCTCCAGAAACAAGGCCTGAAAATCGAGACCGGCGCGAAGGTCACCGGCGCGAAATCCCTCGGCCCCAGCGTCGTGCTCACCGCCGAGCGCGACGGCTCGCCCCTCGAATTTCCCGCCGACAAAATCCTCGTCGCCGTCGGCCGCCGCCCGTTCACCGACGGGCTCGGCCTCGACAAAATCGGCGTCGCCCTCGACGCCAAGGGCCGCGTGCAGGTGGACGCGCAACTCCGCACCAACATTCCCGGCATTTACGCCATCGGCGACGTCGTCGCCGGCCCCATGCTCGCGCACAAGGCCGAGGAGGACGGCGCGGCCGCCGCCGAATGGATCGCGGGCCGGCACGGCCACATCGACTGGGACCTCATGCCCGCCATCATCTACACCGCGCCCGAGCTCGCCACCGTCGGCCTCGGCGAGGACGCGGCCAAGGCCAAAGGCGTCGCGGTCAACACGGGCCGGTTCAATTTCGCCGCCAACGGCCGCGCCCTCGCCGCCGACGCGGCCGACGGCTGCGTGAAAATCATCTCCGACGCCGCGACCGACCGGCTCCTCGGCGCGCAAATCCTCGGCCACGGCGCGGGCGAGCTCATCGGCGAGGTGGTCGCGCACATGGAATACGGCGGCAGCGCCGAGGACCTCGCCCGCACCGTCCACGCCCACCCGACGATGAGCGAGGCGGTGAAGGAGGCCGCCCTCGCCGTATCCAAGTCAGCAATACACGCGCTCTGACCGGAACGGCGTCCCGTCGGGTGCGATTCAAAGTGGTGTCATTCTCTCTTTCCTCTTTATTCTTTATCTTTCTCTTTCGTCAGGAAGGGGCTGGGAGTTCCGAGCGAAGCGAGAAGCCTGACAAGAGGAAAGATAAAGAATAAAGAGGAAAGATTCCGGCGATGGCACGACTTTGAATTGCACCCCGCCCCGCCAAGTCCATCCCATTCCGCTAGACGCCGCCGCCGCCATGCGCTAGACACCGGTTCTCCTTATGCGCCCCGCCTTGCTTGAAAACCCGCGCGCGCTTGTCGTCCCGCTGCTGAATGTCCTGCTGGTGCTCTGCAGCCTGGGCGCGCTTGGCCTGTTCGTGCTGGTCGCGGGCTGGCCGCTCGGACCGGATGCGGAGCGCCAGGTCCGCCTCGCCACCCGCGCGGTGCTGGGCGTGTTTGTCGCGCAGGAAATCATCCGCATGTGGTTGCAGCGCCACCGGCTCGCCTACCTGAAAACCCGCAAGATCGAGGCCGCGCTCGTCGTGCTGATTCTCGCCGAGGTGAGTCTCGGGCCGCAGGTCCACGCGTGGATACGCACGGTGCTGCCGGACGCCTCGCCCGGCTCGCTCACGCTTTTTCTGCTCGCCTGCTCGCAGCTCACGCTGCTGGCGCTCATCGCGGTGCGCGCGCTCCGGCGCAACCGCCTGCTGGCCGCGCTCCGCCTCTCGCCCGGCATGCTGTTCATCCTGAGCTTCGCCCTGGTGATCGCATGCGGCACGCTGATGCTGAAAACCCCCAACGCCACCGTGCATGGCATCGGCTGGCTCGACGCTTTTTTCACCGCCACCAGCTCCGTCTGCGTGACCGGGCTGGGCGTCATCGATGTCTCAAGCGACCTCACGCGCCACGGCCAGTGGATCATCCTCGGGCTGGTCCAGGTAGGCGGGCTGGGCATGATGACGCTCACGTATTTCTTCGCCTATTTCCTCACCGGCGGCGTGTCGCTGCGCAACCGTATCGCGCTCCAGAACCTGCTCAACGAGGACAGCCTCGGCCAGATCGGCACCGTGCTCGGCGTCATCGTCGGCTTCACCCTCGCCGTCGAGCTGGCGGGGGCGGCGGCCATCCATTCGCTGCTCGCGGAGACCGGCGGGCTGCCGTCGGGCGAGGCGGTCTTCTTCTCGCTCTTCCACTCCGTGTCGGCGTTCTGCAATGCCGGCGTGTCCATCCTCCCCGGCAATCTGGCCGATCCCGCCATGCACGGCCGGACCGGCGTCATCGCCGTCATCATGGCGCTCATCGTCACCGGCGGCATCGGGTTTCCCGTGGTCAAGAATTTCTGGCAGGTGTTCATTGCGCAACTGCGAAGGCTGGCCGGGCTGCGCGTCGCGATCCCGCCGCGCCTCACCACCAACAGCCGCGTGGTGCTCGTCACCTCCGGCGTGCTGGTCGTCGGGGGCGCGGCGCTGATCTACCTGACCGAGTTTGTCTTCGCCGACGGGCGGCCCGCCACGAACATGAGCCCCTGGTTCACCGCTCTCTTCCAGTCCGTCGCGACGCGCTCCGCCGGGTTCAACGTCACGCCCACCGAGCTGCTCACGCCCGCCACCAGCATCCTCATGATGGCGCTCATGTTTGTCGGCGGCAGCCCGTCGAGCACCGCCGGCGGCATCAAGACCTCCACGCTCGCCGTCGCGGTGCTCGCGCTGCGCCGCGTCGTGCTCGGCCGCCCGGAGATCGAGGCATTCGGCCGCCGCATCCCCAACGAAACCGCCGACCGCGCCCTCGCCGTCATGCTGCTGGCCCTCGGCTTCTTCGTGCTCATCGCCACCACGCTCTGCATGCTCCACCCCGAGTTGCCGCCGCTCGACCTCGTCTTCGAGGCCATCGGCGCCGTCTCCACCGCCGGCCTCGCCCGCGGCGTCACCGGGGAACTCGGCCCCGCCGCCAAGCTCGTCATGATCGCGGGCATGTTCATCGGGCGCGTGGGCGTGCTCATGTTCCTTCTTTCCTTCATCCCCCGACGGGAGCGCGCCGGCTACCGCTACCCGGAGGCGACCATCGTCATCACCTGATCACCTGCCCCGCAAAATCATCCAACTTTCGAAAGACAATCACCATGAAATGCTGCGTAATCGGACTGGGCGTGTTCGGCAAAAACCTCGCCATCAACCTCGCGCAACTCGGCGCCGACGTGCTCGCGATCGACCGCCGCGAGGAAAACATCTCGCTCATCAAGGACGAAGTCGGCGCCGCCGTCGTGATGGACTTCGAGGACCCGACGCCGCTCGCGCATTTCCCCATCGCCGAGATGGACGCCGTCGTGGTCGCCATCGGCGACGATTTTGAAAGCTCGATGGCCTTCACCGTGAAAGTGCAGGAGCTGGGCGCGCAACGCATCGCCTGCCGCGTGCTCTCGCCCATGCACGAACGCCTCCTGCGCCTGATGAAAATCGACCGCCTCGTCGTCCCCGAGGAAGTCGCCGCGCGCGGTCTCGCGCACTCCCTGCTCATGCGCGGCGTGGTCGGCGGCTTCGACATGGGCGACGCGCATTCCATCATCGAGGCTCGCGTGCCCGCCCGGCTCGTCGGCAAGTCGCTCATCGACACCGGCGCGATTTTCAAGAAGGCCGGCGTGCGCATCGTGACCATCAAGCGCCTCGTCACCGGCGCGTTCGGCGGCCTGCTCAAGACCGCCGAGAAACGCCGCACCATGGGCGTCGTGGCCCTCGACGAAGTATTTCAGCAGGAGGACATCTTCGTGCTCTTCGGGGAGGAAAAAAACCTGCGCACCTTCCTCGACGATTATTCGGGCGAGTAGGGCATGCCCCGAAAAAATCGTTCTCGTTCTCTTTTCTGAAAAATAGAGCGAACGGGAACGATTTGACCTCAGCTCAGGTCCCGGATGCTTCCGAACTCCGGGTCGAACAGCCGCCGGTAAGTCCGCACGATCATGCCGTCGGTCAGCCCCGCCAGCCAGTCGCAAATGCAGCGCGCCTTTTCGTCCGTGCCGTGCGCCGTCAGAAGCTGGCGCGCCACGCGCGGCGGCAGGATTTTTATCCGGCGCTCCCCGTGCCCGGCGTAGTTTTCCCACGCCGCCTCCCACAGGCTGAACAGCACGCGCCGCGCCTTGTATTCGATCTGCTGGAGTTGCGGGCTTTCGAAAATGATGTCGTTGGCCATCTTTTTATAAAACAGCGCCTCGCTCTCCGCCTCCACGTCCACCAGCAACTCGAAGCGATAGCGGTGGGTGCGCCCCATCATGAAATTCTCGTCCTCGCGCTCGCGCAGCCGGCACGCCCGCACGAAGTGCCCGATGCGCCGCGCAAACCGCGACTCCAGCCGGTCGCGCCGGATCGCATCGATGAGCGTGTCCAGCCAGCGCTCGCGCAACGAATCCGCCTCCACGTTCCCCCGGGCGGCCCACGCCTCGATGCGCTCGATCGTGAGGAAGCCCGCCTTCACGCCGTCCACGATGTCGTTGAGCGAATAGGCCGTGTCGTCCGCCCAGTCCATGATCTGGCATTCCACCGACTTGAACTTGTTCAGCGCCTCGTCCTCGTGCAGCTCCTCCGGGATGGCCGCGCCGTCGAAGACAAAATCCCGGTGCGCGCGCTGCGAGTCGTAGATGAAGTGATGCTGCGGCGGCTTGGAAAACTCGTGGTAGAGTTTTTTGTATTTCAACACGCCGTCCGCCAGCGCGCGCGTCGGCTGCATGCCGCGGATGTCCGACTCCGTTTCGAAAATCGTGTCGGCCAGCAGCCGCAGCGTCTGCGCGTTGCCCTCGAAACCGCCGTGGGCGCGCATGATCTCCTGCAACGTGCGCTCGCCCGAATGCCCGAACGGCGGATGCCCCAGATCGTGCGCCAGGCACACCGCCTCGACCAGGTCGCCGTCGATATAAAAATCATCCGCCAGCAGCGCGTGGCTCGCGCAGGCCGGGGCGCGCAGAAACTGGCAGATGGACCGCCCGATCTGCGCCACCTCCATCGAATGCGTCAGCCGCGTGCGGTAAAAGTCATACTCGCCCGACAAAAACACCTGCGTCTTCGACTGGAGCTTCCGGAACGCGTGCGAATGGATGAGCCGGTCGCGGTCGATCTGGAACGGGCTGCGGTAATCCCCGGGCCGCGCCGCCTCGCCCGAAGCGGCCTGGAGTGTCTGCGTGTCGAACTCGGAGTAGAAGCGGTTTTGGCTTTTCATGCGGACGCCTCGACTCCAGCACACCGGCAGGCGGGTGCAACCCCAAGCTCTGTCCGCGCCCGGATCGGCCCCTTGGCCGGCGCCACTAAACTTCTGCGCTTGCCATCGTTCCTCGACATGAGTTTTCAAAATGCGCGAAAAACAATGACGCCACCTTCCACGCCACAATTCAGCAAAAGCAAATTGCAAGCGATGGTCGCCGAGGCCACGGCGGATTGTTACAACGAGTCCGAAAAAACCACCGGATTCTATACCATGATCGACGAGCACCTCGACCTGCCCTGCGAGGTCGTGATCGGCGGCGCACCGATGACGCTGGAAAGAATCAAGGTCACCGAGGACGACACCATCGAGGCCGTGTGCGCCAGCGGGCGGCACCGGCAAAACACCTCCGTGCTCGAACTCAAATTCGTGGCCCCGCTGCCCGCGGGATACGAGTGGGTCGAAGCCTACCGCCTCTGGAAAAACACGCCTGCCGGCCAGGCATAAACCGGCCTCCCCGCCCTCTCGGGAGGGCGGTTTCAGGTGAAATGCAAAACCCCGCACCGGTCCGGTGTCTGCTTGCATTCCGCAACTGGATGGCCGACTTTGGCTTCCATGTCTTTGCCCTTTCAAGGCCGCCGCAGCCCGCCGTTTGCATTAACGCGGTTTTTCTCCACCTTGCCTCGACAACTCCCCGCCTCGGAATGAACCTTAATACCTCCGGACATCGTCGCGCCTTCTTCGTAGTTGTACTCGCCGTCGCGATGCTGGCCGGCTTGCGCGCGCCGGCCGTCACCCCGGACGAACTCGCCGCGCTCCGCGAACAAGCCGCCGCAGGCTCCGCCGCCGCGCAATACGACCTCGGCCTCGTCTACCTGGACCGGCGGGAGTCGGTTTACGACCCCGCCGAGGCCTATGCCTGGATGCAACTCGCCGCCGACAACGGCGCCACCGGCATCGCCCTCGACGCCCTTCTCGCGCGCCTCAATGCGAGGCAAACCGCGCGCGCCCGCCAGCGCCTCGCGGAGCTTCGCGCCGACACCGCCCCGGTCAAAGCCGCCCGCCCGCCTGTGGCCGCCGCCGCGATCTCACCCGTCAGCGCCGCCCCCGGCAAAAGCCCGGTCGAAGCCGCGCCCCTGGCCGCCTCGCCTGTCGCCGCCGCCCGCATTTCCCCCGTGGAGACATCTCCGGTCAGCGCGCCGCCGCCCGTTTCCGAACCGGAGCCCGGGAAGGCCGCGCTCGCCGCCGCCCAGCTCGAGCTCGCCTCATCCCTCGCCAGCGAAAAACAACGCGCCGACAGCCTGGCCGGCGAACTCGCCGCCGCGCGCCAGTCAGCCGCCGCACTTGAAAAACGGCTCAACGAACTCTCCGGCGAAAACAAGACCCTGACCGGCCAGCTCGAACAGGCCCGCGACCTCGGCGAGCAGGCGCGCCTTGGCGCCAATGAAGAACTGGCCGCCCAGCGCGAAGCCCGCGCCTCGCTCGAACGGCAGGCCGCCGACCTCGCCGCGCGGCTTGCCGACGCTGAAAAGAAACTCGCGTCCGACTCCGACACCACGAAGCACGAGCAGCAAGCCGCCCTCGACCGCCAGACCCAGACCGCCGGCCAGCTCGAAACCGCCCGCACCCAACTCGCAACCGCGCAAGACGAAAACGCCCGCCTCAACCAGCAACTCTCCGAAGCGCAAGCCAGACACGGCGAGGCCTCCACACAAAACACCGCGCTCCAGCAGCAACTCGCCGACGCCCAAGGCCAGCTTGACGGGCTCCGCGCCGCCGCCGGGCAAACCACGGACGAAGCCAAATCGCTCCGCCGGCAACTCGCCGATGTCACCACCGCCCGAGACAGCCTGCAAACCCAGCTCGACGAAATCCGCGCGTCCGCCACCCGGTCCGACGCCGAGACCGGCGCGCTTCGCCAGCAGATCGAAACCCTCGAAGCCAGTCTCGCCGACGCCAAGACCCGCGTCGCCCGTTCCGCCGACGAAGCCGCGCAAGCGAAAACCGACAGCGAGAAACTGCGCCTCGAACGCGATGAGGCCCGCGAAAAAACCATCGCGGCGGAATCCGCCCTGGCCGGCGCCCGGACCCGCGCCGACACCGGCGCGAGCGAGCTTGAGACTGCCCGCGCCGAACATGAAAAGACCCTCGCGCTCCTTGCCGAAGCCCGCGCCCGGCTTGAGGACGAGCAGGCCAAAAACGCCCTCCTTGAGCAACAGGCCGGCGCCTCCGCCCAAAAACTTTCCGCCGACCTCGAAGCCGCCAAAGCCGAACTGGAAACCGTCCGGGCCGAGTTGGAAACCGCGCAGACGGAATCGGACAAGTCCCGCGCCCGAGCCGACGCCACCGCGGGCGAGCTTGAGGCCGCCCGCGCCGGGCACGAAAAGACCAGCGCGCTTCTTGCCGAGGCTCATGCCCGGCTCGACGCCACGCGCGCCGAGTCCGCCGCCTCGCAAAGTTCGGCGCAAACCCAGCTCGCGCAACTCCGCGAAACCGCCGACGCGCTCGCCGCCGAAAACGAAACCCTGAAAACGCGCCTCGCCGAACGCGCCGCCCAGTCCGCCGCGCCCACCGCCGCCATCCCCCCGCCGCCGGAAGCCGTCTCCTCGCGCAGCGCCCCCTCCCGCCCGCGGTCCGCCGCGCCCGCGCCGACGACCGCCGCCCCGCGTATGCACACGGTCAAGCCTGGCGAAACTCTTTCCGAAATCGCCAAGGCCTACTACGGCTCCGCCGCGCGCTGGCCTGAAATCTACGAAGCCAATCGCGACAAGCTGAAAGACCCCGCCGCGCTCGCCCTCGGCATGGAAATCGTCATCCCGTAACACATACCGGAACGCCTATTTTAATGTAATTTAATTCACTCTATTTTAATAGGATTTAATTCTTGACCAATTATACTAATAAAATCAAGTAACGACAATTCTGCGACCAGTCAACTGGAGGGGAACCACGGGGAGATTCACCACCATGTTGACGAAACACCTACAAATATCGAAAAAGAAGAAGACATTATTGTCTCATTATTATCATGAATTGCAGCAAATTGCATTATCTCCATTCATCGGGCGGAGAACTGCATATCCAGGAATCCTTGCGCTTGGTTTGTTTGCTTCCGCGGCTGTGATCCATGCCCAGTCCGTGGTGCCAGAGTCGAAATCAATCGAGCCATCTCCGGTTGTTCCCGTGGTTTCCTCCGATACTGGAGCCGCGTCTTCCGATCCATCCGCCAAGGATGTGGTGACACTCAGTCCTTTCCGCGTGAACTCATCCCGCGATGTGGGTTATGTCGCCCGGGAAACCCTTTCTGGCAGCCGCTTGAAGACCTCCCTCCGCGATGTCTCGTCCCAAGTTTCCATCATGACCCCGGAATTTCTGGCGGATGTGGGGGCCAACACGCTCGATGAGGCGCTGCGTTATTCGCTCAATGTGGAGAATCCGGGTGAATACTATGACGCCACCACGACCAACAATACCTCGCTTTCGCTGAACCCCTTCCTGGGTCCCAGCCGGACACGCGGGCTCGCGGTTTCGACCACCACCCACGATTTTTTCCCGACCTACCTGCCCATCGACACCTACAACACCGAGCGTTTCACCTTTGCCAGCGGTCCCAATGCCATTCTCTTTGGCTCCGGCAATCCGGCGGGCAGCATCGACACTTTGTTCAAGCGCGCCTTTCACGAAAGCTCCCGTTACAGTGCGGAATTCCGTTTCGACACCGAGGATGGCTGGCGCGCCGCGCTGGATGTCAACCAGCCGCTCTGGAAAAACATCGTTTCCATCCGCGCCACCGGCCTCAAGCAGCATGGCGAGAGCTTCCGCAAACCCAATTACGAGGATGCCGAACGCGGTTTTGTCACCCTGTCGGTCGATCCCGCACGCTGGCTCAGTCTCCGAGCCTGGTATGAGACCGTGGATATCAAGCGCCAGCCCGTGTATAACACCGTCGCCAAGGACCGGGTGACACCGTGGGTGGAGGCCGGACGGCCGATATACGACAACGCCTCGGGCAACCCGCTGCCCGCCAACAGCAACGATCCGTCGGCCCCGGGTTACTCGCCGGTCTTTCTTCCCTTCACCGGAAACAACGCCACAAGCCGGCAAGTCTACGTCACGGGACAATCCCTCGGAAACGTCCCGCTCGCCTACTGGACCAATACCGTCATCACCCGCGGCTATGACTCCATCATCCAGGGAGCCGACGGGTTCGAGCACAGCATCGGCGATGCCGCCGCGTTTCCGGTTGATGCCAACATCACCGGCAACGGCCTGCGCAACCAGCTGGATGGCGACCTGTGGGGCGTCAGCGTTGAGCTGAATCCCTTCAAGAATTTCTACGTGGAGCTCGGCTACAACGAGGAAAACTATGAGCAGCGTTTCGTGGAATACGGAGGCACCGGCGCCACCACCCTCGCGGTGGATGCGAACCGTTACCTGCCGGACGGGACCACGCTCAACCCCAACCAGGGGCGCTACTACGTGCAGGGCACGCTGAGCTCCGGGGCCGCGTGGAACCAAAGCCGCCACGCCCGCGTCACGGCGTCCTATGACCTCGATTTCACCCGGCGCGACGATTGGGCGCGCTGGCTTGGCCGCCTCCGGGTGGCCGGCATGCTGGCCCGCGACCGCAACTGGCGCATCCTGCAGCGGGCGGCGCCATCCGTGGCGGGCGGCGGCGAGGTGCCTTATCTCCGGGTCTATGTCGACCGGCAGGACGATCCGTCCGCCGAGGGCGTCTATCATGTGAACATCCCGGTCAACCTCTTCTCGGATTACACGCTTCCCGGCACGGCGACTGCCATCAATTCCCCTTTCGGTCCTCACGCCGTCTATTCCGCCGCCAACGGCGAGGCCACGGACATCGACACACGCCTCTTTGCCGCCCAGTATTATCTGCTGCAGGACCGCATCGTCCTCGCCTATGGAAAGAGGGCGGATGACAGCAGCGGTTCCCTGCCGGTCCGGCTGACCGACGCCGGCGGAAACCTGATCTCGCTCATTGATCGCCGGGACGGATTCGCCCACGCCAGCGACAAAAAACTCAAAACCGACCTCAAGGGCGTGGTGGTCCACCCGTACAAGTGGCTTTCTTTCCACTACAACGAATCCAACAGCCAGAATCCCTCCAGCACCTCGGCCATCAACCTCGACGGCTCGGCCAAGCCCTCCGGCGATGGCGAGGGCAAGGACTACGGCGTCAGCGTCCACCTGCTCAACGGCCTCGTCTCGCTGCGCGTGAACAAATACGAGTCGGTGCTGCTCGACGGCCTCTCCAGCTACCGCGCCGGCACCGGCATCGGCGGCATTAACCCATTCCGCGACACGGTGTATAACATCGAAAAAAGCGTGCTCGATGCCGGCGCGCCGCAAAACCCGGCGTTTGCCTCCTACGAGACGGCGGTGGCCGAAAACGCATCCGGCACCAGTTTTACCGGACGCGAGGTTTACGATGTGTCCTCCGATACGCGCTCGGAGGGCTACGAAGCAGAACTGGTGGCAAACCCGACCCCGGCCTGGCGCATCAGCATCGGGCTGGCGAAAACCAAGGCGTCGGAATCCAACATCGCGCAAGACTGGTTCGATTTTATCAACGCGCGCCTTCCCGTGTGGGCCGACTATGGAAACGCGGTCCTGCACAACAATGCCAGCCAGACCGTCGGGGGGTATATCAATTCCAACGTCATATCGAGCTGGAACTACATTCGCGAACTCGAGGGACGCTCGAATCCCGCGCTCCGCAAGTATCGCCTCAATGCCACCATGCGCTACACCTTTGAGCGCGGCGCGCTCAAGAACCTCTTCGTGGGCGGCTCGTATATCTGGCGCAGCAAAATGACGCTTGGCTATAAGACCAAAACCGTCCGGCCCGAAGACATGGAGTTCGCCTATCCCGGCCTGGTCACGGGTCCGCTGGAAACCATCGACATCAGCCAGCCGATTTACGGGAAACCCCTCACCGAGGTGGATGCGTTCATCGGCTACAGCCGCAAGATTTTCCGAGGCAGGATCGCGTGGCGCATCCAGGCCAACATCCGGAATCTCTTCGACAACCAGGATCGCCTCGCCCAGCGCGTTGACAGCGCGGGAGTCGTGCAAGTGTATAATCTCGTCGCCCCGCGCACCCTGGCCGTGACCAACACGTTTGAATTCTGACGCGCCGTCCCGCCGCGGCACTGGGCTGCGGCGGGATGCAGCCCAAAAGTTTTCGATCTTGGCCCCGTATCATACTGTCAAGCGCACCGCGCTCGCGACAGCACACGAAAAATCTGGACGATTCCCAACATGAATTCCCCGCTCCTTCGATTCTGCTCCCTTGCCCTGCTCGGCTCCATCATGACCATCGCACACGCTCAGGAGACCACCCTCCGCTGGCTCGATGAAACACCGCCCGCCCAAAACACCGGCGTGAGCTTCGGCGTCCCCTGGCCGCAGGGCGCGGTGGGACGCGACGCCGCCTTCACCCTCAGCGCGGACGGGCAGACGCTCCCCGTGCAAACCTGGCCGCTCGCCTACTGGCCCGACGGCTCGCTCAAATGGAGCGGCATCGCCACCGTCGTGCCCGCCGGATTCTCCATCGAGGCGAAACTGACCGTCGCCCAGTCGCCGGCCGCGGCGGGCGCGCTGCGCGTGACGCGCGACGGACGCGCCATCGTCATCGACACCGGCGCGCTCGTCTGCGCCATTCCCGGCGAAGGCGGCGAAAACCTCATCGATTCGCTCCGCATAGGCGACCGCGAGGCCGCGCGCGCGGGCAGGCTCGTCTGCCTCCTGCAAAACGGCCCCGCGCCCGAGCCCGACGACACCGCCGCGCCGGGACGCGAATCCTTCGCCAGCATCGTGAAATCCGCCGTCGTCGAGCAATCCGGCCCGGTGCGCGCCGTCGTGCGCCTTGAGGGCTTCCACCGCGGCGCGCGCTCGGGGCGCGAGTGGCTGCCGTTCACCGTGCGGCTCTATTTCTACAGCGGGCAAACGGCGGTGCGCATGGTGCACACCATCGTGTTTGACGGCGACCAGGAAAAGGACTTCGTGCGCGGGCTCGGCGTGCGCTTCGATGTCCCGATGCGCGAGCAGGTGCAAAACCGCACGGTGCGCTTCGCGGGTGAAAACGGCGGCGTGTGGTCGGAGCCGCTTCAGCCGGGCGGCGGCAGCATCGATCAGGAAACGGGAAAGCCCTTTGCCATCACCGGCGAGTTTTTTGAAAACGCGGTCTGGGACGACTTCAAGCTCGTGCAGCCCAATCCGCACGGCTTCAACATCGTCAAGCGCACCAACCGCTGGAGCACCTGGCTCGCCTCCGCCGCGGGCTCGCGCGCGGGCGGCTACGTGTTTGCCGGCGACCTCGGGGGCGGGCTCGGCGTCGGCATAAAGGACTTCTGGCAGTCCTATCC
This genomic stretch from Termitidicoccus mucosus harbors:
- the odhB gene encoding 2-oxoglutarate dehydrogenase complex dihydrolipoyllysine-residue succinyltransferase — translated: MTLIEVKIPPMGESITTGVLAKWHVADGDIVKKDQPLYELETDKITSEGTAESAGRIALKVAVGAEVKIGELVATIDAAAGASPAKPAAAPAASPVAAAAPAAPATGTAGVPPADGVAAKSAFPASPAVRRLAADTGIDPATVPGTGKAGRVTKADLLAATAAPLIQRGTGDSPVSGGADRPPASSARQTRKKLTPLRQRIAQRLVQAQHAAAMLTTFNECDMSAVMALRAKYQDDFVKRNGVKLGFMSFFTKAVVHALREVPAINAQLDGDTIVQNHYYDIGVAVSTEKGLMVPVVRDCDRLDMAGIERAIADSAKRARESKVTLADLEGGVFTITNGGIFGSMLSTPILNSPQSAILGLHAINERPVARDGQVVIRPMMYLALSYDHRLVDGKEAVTFLVKVKQAIEDPTRLALGV
- the lpdA gene encoding dihydrolipoyl dehydrogenase, whose product is MTQFDLLVIGGGPGGYVCAFRAAQLGLNVALVEKRATLGGTCLNVGCIPAKALLHSTEHYVFAKTHAAAHGIKFDHVEADLSTLMKRKDAVVAKLTGGVAQLAKARKIAVFTGTASFVPGAAAPGSGGTGDSPVIPHSIEILSPAPKPNTPPVRQTVAAKAVVIATGSAPAALPFLPFDGKTIISSDHAIALSDIPKKLVVIGGGAIGLELGSVWARLGSDVTIVEFLPKIAATADDDIVRNFTRLLQKQGLKIETGAKVTGAKSLGPSVVLTAERDGSPLEFPADKILVAVGRRPFTDGLGLDKIGVALDAKGRVQVDAQLRTNIPGIYAIGDVVAGPMLAHKAEEDGAAAAEWIAGRHGHIDWDLMPAIIYTAPELATVGLGEDAAKAKGVAVNTGRFNFAANGRALAADAADGCVKIISDAATDRLLGAQILGHGAGELIGEVVAHMEYGGSAEDLARTVHAHPTMSEAVKEAALAVSKSAIHAL
- a CDS encoding TrkH family potassium uptake protein, which produces MRPALLENPRALVVPLLNVLLVLCSLGALGLFVLVAGWPLGPDAERQVRLATRAVLGVFVAQEIIRMWLQRHRLAYLKTRKIEAALVVLILAEVSLGPQVHAWIRTVLPDASPGSLTLFLLACSQLTLLALIAVRALRRNRLLAALRLSPGMLFILSFALVIACGTLMLKTPNATVHGIGWLDAFFTATSSVCVTGLGVIDVSSDLTRHGQWIILGLVQVGGLGMMTLTYFFAYFLTGGVSLRNRIALQNLLNEDSLGQIGTVLGVIVGFTLAVELAGAAAIHSLLAETGGLPSGEAVFFSLFHSVSAFCNAGVSILPGNLADPAMHGRTGVIAVIMALIVTGGIGFPVVKNFWQVFIAQLRRLAGLRVAIPPRLTTNSRVVLVTSGVLVVGGAALIYLTEFVFADGRPATNMSPWFTALFQSVATRSAGFNVTPTELLTPATSILMMALMFVGGSPSSTAGGIKTSTLAVAVLALRRVVLGRPEIEAFGRRIPNETADRALAVMLLALGFFVLIATTLCMLHPELPPLDLVFEAIGAVSTAGLARGVTGELGPAAKLVMIAGMFIGRVGVLMFLLSFIPRRERAGYRYPEATIVIT
- a CDS encoding potassium channel family protein, which codes for MKCCVIGLGVFGKNLAINLAQLGADVLAIDRREENISLIKDEVGAAVVMDFEDPTPLAHFPIAEMDAVVVAIGDDFESSMAFTVKVQELGAQRIACRVLSPMHERLLRLMKIDRLVVPEEVAARGLAHSLLMRGVVGGFDMGDAHSIIEARVPARLVGKSLIDTGAIFKKAGVRIVTIKRLVTGAFGGLLKTAEKRRTMGVVALDEVFQQEDIFVLFGEEKNLRTFLDDYSGE